Proteins encoded together in one Centropristis striata isolate RG_2023a ecotype Rhode Island chromosome 6, C.striata_1.0, whole genome shotgun sequence window:
- the LOC131973621 gene encoding high choriolytic enzyme 1-like, giving the protein MAFLKLSLLVIVLVSDCSWAEEKELSVSELLWRANKDVVHRADEPLVIDDIAYDNENERNADPCTSRGCMWGKSNDGKVYVPYTIAGHYSSRERSIIERGLLSFHDVSCIRFVKRTNQRDYLNIQSDSGCYSYVGRRGYSQTLSLDRQGCLYHSTVQHELLHALGFNHEQCRSDRDQHIRILWENIQSGWEYAFDKINTLNLNTPYDYNSVMQYHKYAFSGNNQPTMVPIPNANVAFGTANQMSRNDISRLNTLYGC; this is encoded by the exons ATGGCTTTCCTCAAGCTCAGTCTCCTCGTCATCGTCCTCGTCTCTGACTGCTCCTGGGCTGAAGAGAAG GAGCTGTCCGTCTCCGAGCTCCTGTGGAGGGCCAACAAGGATGTTG TGCACAGAGCAGACGAGCCCCTCGTCATCGATGACATCGCTTATGACAATGAGAACGAGAGGAACGCTGATCCCTGCACGTCCCGCGGCTGCATGTGGGGAAAGTCCAACGACGGGAAGGTCTACGTGCCTTACACCATCGCCGGACATTACT CGTCTCGGGAGCGCTCCATCATCGAGCGCGGGCTGCTCTCCTTCCACGACGTCTCCTGCATCCGCTTCGTCAAACGCACCAACCAGAGAGACTACCTGAACATCCAGTCTGACAGcgg CTGCTACTCGTACGTGGGTCGCCGTGGTTACTCCCAGACGTTGTCTCTGGACCGGCAGGGCTGCCTCTACCACAGCACGGTGCAGCACGAGCTGCTGCACGCCCTCGGCTTCAACCATGAGCAGTGCCGCTCCGACAGGGACCAGCACATCCGCATCCTGTGGGAGAACATCCAGTCTG GCTGGGAGTACGCCTTCGACAAGATCAACACTCTGAACCTGAACACACCCTACGACTACAACTCCGTCATGCAGTACCACAA gTACGCCTTCTCCGGGAACAACCAGCCCACGATGGTTCCCATCCCCAACGCCAACGTTGCGTTCGGCACGGCCAATCAGATGAGCAGGAACGACATCAGCAGACTGAACACGCTGTACGGATGTTAA